A stretch of Mesorhizobium sp. M2A.F.Ca.ET.046.03.2.1 DNA encodes these proteins:
- a CDS encoding proton-translocating transhydrogenase family protein, giving the protein MDALQKALDQLDQATAAVRLAVQDLANAPAGAEAAGNAAHALSGGAIDPFVFRFAIFVLAIFVGYYVVWSVTPALHTPLMAVTNAISSVIVVGALLAVGISASGLATGFGFVALMLVSVNIFGGFLVTQRMLAMYKKKDK; this is encoded by the coding sequence ATGGACGCCTTGCAGAAAGCCCTCGACCAACTCGACCAGGCGACCGCCGCCGTGCGGCTGGCGGTGCAGGACCTTGCCAACGCGCCTGCCGGCGCCGAGGCCGCGGGCAACGCCGCGCACGCGCTTTCGGGCGGCGCCATCGATCCCTTCGTCTTCCGTTTCGCCATCTTCGTGCTGGCGATCTTCGTCGGCTATTACGTCGTCTGGTCGGTGACGCCGGCGCTGCATACGCCGCTGATGGCCGTCACCAACGCCATCTCGTCGGTGATCGTCGTCGGTGCGCTGCTTGCCGTCGGCATCTCGGCCTCTGGCCTTGCCACCGGCTTTGGCTTCGTCGCGCTGATGCTGGTTTCCGTCAACATCTTCGGCGGCTTCCTGGTCACCCAGCGCATGCTCGCCATGTACAAGAAGAAGGACAAGTGA